The following are encoded together in the Thunnus albacares chromosome 7, fThuAlb1.1, whole genome shotgun sequence genome:
- the morf4l1 gene encoding mortality factor 4-like protein 1, with amino-acid sequence MAPKQDPKPKFQEGERVLCFHGPLLYEAKCVKINIKDKQIKYFIHYSGWNKNWDEWVPESRVLKYVDSNLQKQKELQRANQDHYVEGRMRGAAPNKKIPAASQKNDVKTKKNKQKTPGAGEGTSSGGDPTHPPRKKRARVDPTVESEETFINRVEVKVKIPEELKPWLVDDWDLITRQKQLFHLPAKKNVDTVLEDYANYKKSRGNSDSKEFAVNEVVAGIREYFNVMLGTQLLYKFERPQYADILANHPDTSMSQIYGAPHLLRLFVRIGAMLAYTPLDEKSLALLLSYLQDFLKYLVKNSASLFNASDYEVAPPEYHRKAV; translated from the exons ATGGCGCCGAAACAGGACCCGAAACCTAAATTTCAAGAAG GTGAAAGAGTGCTGTGTTTTCATGGGCCATTGCTCTACGAAGCTAAG TGTGTTAAGATAAACATCAAggacaaacaaatcaaatactTCATTCATTATAGTGGGTGGAATAAAAA TTGGGACGAATGGGTTCCTGAAAGCCGAGTGCTTAAGTATGTGGACAGTAatctgcagaaacagaaagagctTCAGAGGGCCAATCA AGACCATTATGTAGAAGGAAGAATGAGGGGTGCTGCGCCGAATAAGAAGATACCTGCTGCATCGCAGAAAAATGATGT GAAAaccaaaaagaacaaacagaaga CTCCTGGTGCAGGAGAAGGGACTAGTTCAGGAGGAGACCCAACCCACCCTCCACGAAAGAAGAGGGCTCGTGTTGATCCAACTGTCGAAAGT GAGGAGACCTTCATAAATCGAGTGGAGGTTAAAGTAAAAATCCCTGAGGAGCTGAAACCATGGCTTGTGGATGACTGGGACCTGATTACACGGCAAAAACAG CTGTTCCACCTACCTGCCAAAAAGAACGTTGATACAGTCCTTGAAGATTATGCAAACTACAAAAAATCAAGAGGAAACTCTGACAGCAA GGAGTTTGCTGTGAACGAGGTTGTTGCTGGTATCCGTGAATATTTCAACGTCATGCTGGGGACACAACTTCTCTATAAATTTGAGAGGCCGCAGTATGCAGACATCCTGGCCAACCACCCTGACACGTCTATGTCTCAGATCTACGGCGCTCCTCACCTACTAAGACTCTTTG TGAGAATCGGAGCCATGCTGGCATACACTCCCCTGGATGAGAAGAGCCTTGCGCTGCTGCTCAGTTATCTACAAGACTTCCTCAA GTATCTTGTAAAGAACTCTGCGTCGCTCTTCAATGCAAGTGACTATGAAGTTGCCCCGCCAGAATACCACCGCAAGGCAGTTTAA
- the skor1b gene encoding SKI family transcriptional corepressor 1 homolog-B isoform X1 translates to MDSVPAGRDSSSSPSSKQELTYPSTTSLKPNQVGETVLYGIPIVSLVIDGQERLCLAQISNTLLKNYSYNEIHNRRVALGITCVQCTPVQLEILRRAGAMPISSRRCGMITKREAERLCKSFLGAHSPPKLPENFAFDVSHECAWGSRGSFIPARYNSSRAKCIKCTYCNMYFSPNKFIFHSHRTPESKYTQPDAANFNSWRRHLKLTDKSSQTDILHAWEDVKAMFNGGSRKRTLPGCGSESSSSSKSHGPRLDSPEIPPKILSCEDNRGGMPSTRSYPVIPVPSKGFGMLQKIPPPLFAHPYGFPAFGLCQKKEDSMMGEQSKAGLPGVLWPSTKDSAYHSFPMFWPAAGALPMPPYPQTQHKPPTELLCPPRQTDMDISEHSDRSTNTSKDSLVDNDRCSSTQSTRNEDDKSGDEARPLEGMTLAPRKISYVSAFRPVIKDAECIAKLYGNRGAYNGCRTGYLSPDFLSESSSYRSMSPCVDSEGEPDVDVESNKTPEDEDSRPLSSVCPRTPPGLAHSVSPHDSDSKGVQESSLVDSQKMSLHVAQSSERELQSKQLSETHVAASFTEVYTPERSELQQRSSPYQLRPANYQTTAHDESASKEEPSSTVEIETKSFNEQSSDENQREPDEGDDAPVRAQPTQRDIQSLAKDELQKQLLEQVELRKKLEREFQHLKDNFQDQMKRELSYREEMVQQLHIVREAHDALHHFSCKMLTPRHCTGSCSFKSPLLPP, encoded by the exons ATGGACTCCGTACCTGCGGGGCGAGACTCCAGCTCCTCGCCAAGCTCCAAACAAGAACTTACCTACCCGAGCACCACCAGCCTGAAACCCAACCAGGTGGGAGAGACGGTGCTGTACGGAATACCCATCGTGTCTTTGGTGATAGATGGCCAGGAGAGACTTTGCCTTGCGCAGATATCTAACACCCTGTTGAAGAATTACAGCTATAACGAGATACACAACAGGCGTGTGGCGCTTGGGATCACCTGCGTCCAGTGCACCCCTGTCCAGCTGGAGATCCTGCGGAGAGCCGGAGCGATGCCGATCTCCTCCAGGCGTTGCGGGATGATCACTAAACGCGAGGCCGAGAGACTTTGTAAGTCGTTTCTAGGAGCTCATTCGCCTCCAAAACTTCCAGAAAATTTTGCCTTTGATGTGTCCCATGAATGCGCCTGGGGGAGTCGAGGCAGCTTCATCCCGGCCAGATACAACAGCTCCAGGGCCAAGTGCATCAAGTGCACCTACTGCAACATGTATTTTTCTCCTAATAAATTCATATTTCATTCGCATCGCACACCGGAGTCGAAGTACACACAGCCAGATGCGGCAAATTTTAATTCCTGGAGGCGACACCTTAAATTAACAGATAAAAGCTCGCAGACAGACATATTACACGCATGGGAAGATGTGAAGGCCATGTTCAACGGGGGCAGTCGCAAGAGGACGCTGCCTGGATGTGGGTCAGAGTCCAGCTCTTCGTCAAAATCACATGGACCAAGGCTAGACTCACCTGAGATACCTCCAAAAATCCTCAGCTGCGAGGACAACCGGGGCGGCATGCCGAGCACGCGCAGCTACCCAGTCATCCCTGTGCCCAGTAAAGGCTTTGGGATGCTGCAGAAGATCCCACCGCCGCTCTTCGCTCATCCGTACGGGTTCCCAGCTTTCGGCCTGTGCcagaaaaaagaagacagtATGATGGGAGAGCAGAGCAAAGCCGGCCTCCCAGGTGTCCTCTGGCCTAGTACCAAGGACAGCGCCTATCACTCTTTCCCCATGTTCTGGCCGGCGGCGGGCGCGCTGCCCATGCCTCCGTACCCCCAGACTCAGCACAAACCCCCAACAGAGCTGCTGTGCCCACCCAGACAGACTGACATGGACATTTCTGAGCACAGCGACCGGAGCACCAACACCTCAAAAGACAGCTTGGTTGATAACGACCGATGCTCCAGCACCCAGTCCACGCGTAACGAAGACGATAAGTCAGGGGATGAGGCGAGGCCGCTGGAGGGGATGACCCTTGCGCCCCGGAAAATCAGCTACGTCTCCGCCTTCAGACCCGTTATCAAAGACGCCGAGTGTATCGCCAAGCTGTACGGCAACAGGGGCGCTTACAACGGGTGTCGCACCGGCTATTTATCGCCCGATTTTTTAAGTGAGAGCTCAAGCTACCGGTCCATGTCCCCCTGCGTGGACAGTGAGGGCGAGCCGGACGTGGACGTGGAGTCAAATAAAACACCAGAGGACGAGGACTCCCGGCCTCTTTCCTCGGTGTGTCCTCGGACTCCTCCCGGTTTGGCTCACAGTGTTTCACCACACGATTCAGACTCCAAGGGCGTGCAGGAGAGCAGTCTGGTTGACTCCCAGAAAATGAGCCTCCACGTGGCCCAGTCCTCTGAAAGAGAACTGCAGAGCAAGCAATTATCAGAGACCCACGTAGCTGCGTCTTTCACTGAA GTTTACACACCGGAGAGAAGTGAGCTGCAACAAAGGAGCAGTCCGTATCAGCTCAGACCTGCGAATTACCAGACTACAGCACATG ATGAGAGTGCGAGTAAAGAGGAGCCGTCTTCCACAGTGGAGATCGAAACGAAATCTTTTAATGAACAAAGCAGCGATGAAAACCAGCGAGAGCCGGATGAGG GCGATGACGCGCCAGTCAGAGCTCAGCCAACACAAAGAGACATTCAAAGTCTGGCAAAAG acGAACTACAGAAGCAACTGTTGGAACAAGTTGAGCTGAGGAAAAAACTGGAACGTGAATTTCAGCATTTAAAAG ACAATTTTCAAGATCAAATGAAAAGGGAACTTTCCTACAGGGAGGAGATGGTTCAGCAGCTTCACATCGTCAGAG AAGCTCACGACGCTTTGCACCATTTTTCGTGTAAGATGTTAACTCCTCGCCACTGCACCGGCTCCTGCTCCTTCAAATCTCCTCTGCTGCCACCCTGA
- the skor1b gene encoding SKI family transcriptional corepressor 1 homolog-B isoform X2 — translation MDSVPAGRDSSSSPSSKQELTYPSTTSLKPNQVGETVLYGIPIVSLVIDGQERLCLAQISNTLLKNYSYNEIHNRRVALGITCVQCTPVQLEILRRAGAMPISSRRCGMITKREAERLCKSFLGAHSPPKLPENFAFDVSHECAWGSRGSFIPARYNSSRAKCIKCTYCNMYFSPNKFIFHSHRTPESKYTQPDAANFNSWRRHLKLTDKSSQTDILHAWEDVKAMFNGGSRKRTLPGCGSESSSSSKSHGPRLDSPEIPPKILSCEDNRGGMPSTRSYPVIPVPSKGFGMLQKIPPPLFAHPYGFPAFGLCQKKEDSMMGEQSKAGLPGVLWPSTKDSAYHSFPMFWPAAGALPMPPYPQTQHKPPTELLCPPRQTDMDISEHSDRSTNTSKDSLVDNDRCSSTQSTRNEDDKSGDEARPLEGMTLAPRKISYVSAFRPVIKDAECIAKLYGNRGAYNGCRTGYLSPDFLSESSSYRSMSPCVDSEGEPDVDVESNKTPEDEDSRPLSSVCPRTPPGLAHSVSPHDSDSKGVQESSLVDSQKMSLHVAQSSERELQSKQLSETHVAASFTEVYTPERSELQQRSSPYQLRPANYQTTAHDESASKEEPSSTVEIETKSFNEQSSDENQREPDEGDDAPVRAQPTQRDIQSLAKDELQKQLLEQVELRKKLEREFQHLKDNFQDQMKRELSYREEMVQQLHIVRAHDALHHFSCKMLTPRHCTGSCSFKSPLLPP, via the exons ATGGACTCCGTACCTGCGGGGCGAGACTCCAGCTCCTCGCCAAGCTCCAAACAAGAACTTACCTACCCGAGCACCACCAGCCTGAAACCCAACCAGGTGGGAGAGACGGTGCTGTACGGAATACCCATCGTGTCTTTGGTGATAGATGGCCAGGAGAGACTTTGCCTTGCGCAGATATCTAACACCCTGTTGAAGAATTACAGCTATAACGAGATACACAACAGGCGTGTGGCGCTTGGGATCACCTGCGTCCAGTGCACCCCTGTCCAGCTGGAGATCCTGCGGAGAGCCGGAGCGATGCCGATCTCCTCCAGGCGTTGCGGGATGATCACTAAACGCGAGGCCGAGAGACTTTGTAAGTCGTTTCTAGGAGCTCATTCGCCTCCAAAACTTCCAGAAAATTTTGCCTTTGATGTGTCCCATGAATGCGCCTGGGGGAGTCGAGGCAGCTTCATCCCGGCCAGATACAACAGCTCCAGGGCCAAGTGCATCAAGTGCACCTACTGCAACATGTATTTTTCTCCTAATAAATTCATATTTCATTCGCATCGCACACCGGAGTCGAAGTACACACAGCCAGATGCGGCAAATTTTAATTCCTGGAGGCGACACCTTAAATTAACAGATAAAAGCTCGCAGACAGACATATTACACGCATGGGAAGATGTGAAGGCCATGTTCAACGGGGGCAGTCGCAAGAGGACGCTGCCTGGATGTGGGTCAGAGTCCAGCTCTTCGTCAAAATCACATGGACCAAGGCTAGACTCACCTGAGATACCTCCAAAAATCCTCAGCTGCGAGGACAACCGGGGCGGCATGCCGAGCACGCGCAGCTACCCAGTCATCCCTGTGCCCAGTAAAGGCTTTGGGATGCTGCAGAAGATCCCACCGCCGCTCTTCGCTCATCCGTACGGGTTCCCAGCTTTCGGCCTGTGCcagaaaaaagaagacagtATGATGGGAGAGCAGAGCAAAGCCGGCCTCCCAGGTGTCCTCTGGCCTAGTACCAAGGACAGCGCCTATCACTCTTTCCCCATGTTCTGGCCGGCGGCGGGCGCGCTGCCCATGCCTCCGTACCCCCAGACTCAGCACAAACCCCCAACAGAGCTGCTGTGCCCACCCAGACAGACTGACATGGACATTTCTGAGCACAGCGACCGGAGCACCAACACCTCAAAAGACAGCTTGGTTGATAACGACCGATGCTCCAGCACCCAGTCCACGCGTAACGAAGACGATAAGTCAGGGGATGAGGCGAGGCCGCTGGAGGGGATGACCCTTGCGCCCCGGAAAATCAGCTACGTCTCCGCCTTCAGACCCGTTATCAAAGACGCCGAGTGTATCGCCAAGCTGTACGGCAACAGGGGCGCTTACAACGGGTGTCGCACCGGCTATTTATCGCCCGATTTTTTAAGTGAGAGCTCAAGCTACCGGTCCATGTCCCCCTGCGTGGACAGTGAGGGCGAGCCGGACGTGGACGTGGAGTCAAATAAAACACCAGAGGACGAGGACTCCCGGCCTCTTTCCTCGGTGTGTCCTCGGACTCCTCCCGGTTTGGCTCACAGTGTTTCACCACACGATTCAGACTCCAAGGGCGTGCAGGAGAGCAGTCTGGTTGACTCCCAGAAAATGAGCCTCCACGTGGCCCAGTCCTCTGAAAGAGAACTGCAGAGCAAGCAATTATCAGAGACCCACGTAGCTGCGTCTTTCACTGAA GTTTACACACCGGAGAGAAGTGAGCTGCAACAAAGGAGCAGTCCGTATCAGCTCAGACCTGCGAATTACCAGACTACAGCACATG ATGAGAGTGCGAGTAAAGAGGAGCCGTCTTCCACAGTGGAGATCGAAACGAAATCTTTTAATGAACAAAGCAGCGATGAAAACCAGCGAGAGCCGGATGAGG GCGATGACGCGCCAGTCAGAGCTCAGCCAACACAAAGAGACATTCAAAGTCTGGCAAAAG acGAACTACAGAAGCAACTGTTGGAACAAGTTGAGCTGAGGAAAAAACTGGAACGTGAATTTCAGCATTTAAAAG ACAATTTTCAAGATCAAATGAAAAGGGAACTTTCCTACAGGGAGGAGATGGTTCAGCAGCTTCACATCGTCAGAG CTCACGACGCTTTGCACCATTTTTCGTGTAAGATGTTAACTCCTCGCCACTGCACCGGCTCCTGCTCCTTCAAATCTCCTCTGCTGCCACCCTGA
- the pias1b gene encoding E3 SUMO-protein ligase PIAS1 gives MAESAELKQMVMSLRVSELQVLLGYAGRNKHGRKHELLTKALHLLKAGCSPAVQMKIKELYRRRFPTKMVSPVDLALPGVHSASSLPAGLAQLGFDSHGSPSPLLPVSLLGPKHELSLPHLPSALHPVHPDVKLQRLPFYDMLDELIKPTSLSSDNSQRFQEACYAFALTPQQVQQISSSMDISGTKCDFAVQVQLRFCLSETSCPQEDHFPPNLCVKVNGKPCNLPGYLPPTKNGVEPKRPSRPINITSLVRLSTTVPNTIVVSWTSEIGRSFSMAVYLVRQQSSAVLLQRLRAKGIRNPDHSRALIKEKLTADPESEIATTSLRVSLLCPLGKMRLTIACRAMTCSHLQCFDATLYIQMNEKKPTWVCPVCDKKAPYEHLIIDGLFMEILNSCSDCDEIQFKEDGSWSPMRSKREVQEVSASYYGVDSDSSRTDSNEQKRGSSHDNSKKVDVIDLTLDSSSDEELDDEPPPKRACPSLSPVSPPPNKGVLNLHSQASPVSRAPSMPPVETSYIPPPPPLIQDYRHYYHTTSDLPDLNFFSFLQGDNQHYNMVMAAAAAASASASEDHDLLLNRFLPYGSSQMLREQPGTPGSSTLAATNGGSNSGSTSSLVSSSSLRDRDKDRERDRDRDSHSISGLSRSSVEAAAAAAIYGISDVISLD, from the exons ATGGCGGAGAGTGCGGAACTGAAG CAAATGGTTATGAGCCTTCGAGTTTCAGAGCTCCAAGTGTTGTTGGGATATGCAGGACGGAATAAGCACGGGCGCAAACACGAACTTTTGACCAAAGCTCTCCACCTACTCAAAGCTGGTTGTAGTCCTGCAGTGCAGATGAAGATCAAAGAGCTATACAGACGGCGCTTCCCAACCAAAATGGTTTCGCCAGTGGACCTAGCCCTGCCTGGTGTTCATTCTGCCTCCAGCCTGCCCGCCGGCCTCGCACAGTTGGGATTTGACAGCCACGGGTCCCCGTCGCCTCTGCTGCCTGTTTCTTTGCTTGGGCCTAAACATGAGCTCAGTCTGCCTCACCTCCCCTCCGCCCTGCACCCCGTACATCCTGATGTCAAGCTCCAGAGATTGCCATTCTACGACATGTTGGATGAGCTCATTAAGCCAACCAGCCTCT CCTCAGACAACAGTCAACGGTTCCAGGAAGCATGTTATGCCTTCGCATTAACACCACAACAAGTTCAACAGATCAGCAGCTCCAT gGACATATCTGGGACCAAATGTGACTTTGCTGTTCAAGTTCAGTTAAG ATTTTGTTTATCAGAGACAAGCTGTCCCCAGGAGGATCATTTCCCTCCCAATCTGTGTGTGAAGGTGAATGGAAAGCCCTGTAATCTCCCG GGATATCTTCCTCCCACCAAAAATGGAGTTGAACCAAAAAGGCCCAGTCGCCCCATCAATATAACCTCTCTTGTCCGACTGTCCACCACAGTCCCCAACACAATTGTGGTGTCATGGACTTCAGAAATTGGGAGG agTTTTTCCATGGCTGTTTATTTGGTAAGACAGCAGTCGTCTGCAGTGTTGTTGCAAAGACTACGGGCCAAAGGAATCAGGAACCCTGACCACTCAAGAGCTCTGA TCAAAGAGAAACTGACGGCTGATCCGGAGAGTGAGATTGCCACCACCAGTCTACGAGTGTCTCTGCTGTGTCCT ctgGGAAAGATGAGGCTGACAATCGCTTGCCGAGCGATGACATGCTCACACCTGCAGTGCTTTGATGCTACGCTTTATATCCAAATGAATGAGAAGAAGCCGACCTGGGTGTGTCCAGTCTGTGACAAGAAGGCACCGTACGAGCATCTCATTATTGACGG GTTGTTCATGGAAATCTTGAATAGCTGTTCTGACTGTGATGAAATCCAGTTCAAAGAAGATGGAAGCTGGTCGCCCATGAGGTCAAAGAGAGAGGTGCAGGAGGTGTCTGCTTCGTACTACGGTGTAGACAGCG ATTCATCTCGAACAGATTCCAATGAGCAGAAACGGGGATCATCTCATGACAACAGCAAGAAAGTGGATGTGATTGACCTGACACTGGATAGCTCCTCAGATGAAGAGCTAGATGATGAGCCGCCTCCTAAAAGGGCCTGTCCCTCACTGTCACCTGTCTCTCCACCTCCAAACAAGGG AGTACTGAACCTACACAGCCAGGCCTCACCTGTCAGCAGAGCTCCCAGCATGCCCCCTGTGGAGACCAGCTACattcctccacctccacctcttaTCCAGGACTACCGCCACTATTATCACACAACTAGTGACCTGCCAG ATCTAaatttcttctccttcctccaAGGTGACAATCAG CATTACAACATGGTGATGGCTGCTGCGGCAGCAGCGTCGGCTTCAGCCTCAGAGGACCACGACCTGCTCCTCAACCGTTTCCTGCCCTACGGCTCCTCTCAGATGTTGCGGGAGCAGCCAGGCACCCCTGGGAGCAGCACGCTGGCAGCCACCAACGGAGGCAGCAACAGTGGCAGCACCAGCAGTTTGGTGTCTTCCAGCAGTCTGCGGGACCGCGACAAAGAcagagagcgagacagagacAGGGACAGCCACTCCATCTCAGGATTGTCACGGTCCTCGGTGGAAGCTGCAGCAGCGGCGGCCATTTATGGAATATCTGACGTTATCTCTCTTGACTAG